A portion of the Desulfovibrio legallii genome contains these proteins:
- a CDS encoding class I SAM-dependent methyltransferase: MPPQPSGNAPESAGTHGLTAYSPHIAVRAAGRLWRLERAADLESLWEAMTADPDDFADERLPYWTELWPASVALADWLALRREEIAGRACLDLGCGLGLTALTGQWLGARVTAVDYEEEALRFARRNAARNNVDQPLWAVMDWRRPAVAQGGMARVWGGDIMYEKRFVAPVLHFLDRALAPDGAAWVAEPGRTVYEAFLHALHNGGWQGRQVFSRVVEPIYAQPVPVTVRVWEIRRAPAFPTSGGGRIGNGRLR, encoded by the coding sequence ATGCCGCCGCAACCCTCTGGCAATGCCCCGGAATCCGCGGGCACGCACGGGCTTACCGCCTACAGCCCGCATATTGCCGTGCGCGCGGCGGGGCGGCTGTGGCGGCTTGAGCGGGCGGCCGATCTGGAATCGTTGTGGGAAGCCATGACCGCCGACCCCGACGATTTTGCCGATGAGCGCCTCCCTTACTGGACGGAACTCTGGCCCGCCAGCGTGGCCCTGGCCGACTGGCTGGCCCTGCGGCGGGAGGAAATCGCCGGGCGCGCCTGCCTGGACCTGGGCTGCGGCCTGGGGCTCACAGCCCTGACGGGGCAGTGGCTGGGGGCGCGGGTCACGGCCGTGGACTACGAGGAAGAAGCCCTGCGCTTCGCCCGCCGGAACGCCGCCCGCAACAACGTGGACCAGCCGTTATGGGCAGTCATGGACTGGCGGCGGCCCGCTGTGGCCCAGGGCGGCATGGCGCGCGTCTGGGGCGGCGACATCATGTACGAAAAGCGCTTTGTGGCCCCGGTGCTGCACTTTCTGGACCGCGCCCTGGCCCCGGACGGGGCGGCCTGGGTGGCGGAGCCGGGCCGCACTGTGTATGAGGCCTTTCTGCACGCTCTGCACAACGGCGGCTGGCAGGGGCGGCAGGTTTTCAGCCGCGTTGTGGAGCCCATCTACGCCCAGCCTGTGCCCGTCACCGTGCGGGTCTGGGAAATCCGCCGCGCCCCGGCCTTTCCAACTTCCGGCGGCGGGCGCATCGGCAACGGGCGGCTCCGCTGA
- the folE2 gene encoding GTP cyclohydrolase FolE2 — MEDVQSHAPQVALNIDRVGVRDLHLPLLVRDRSRGSQQTVARVDLGVDLPSSFKGTHMSRFVEALEAWNDEISYQSVRRLLLTIKERLGARRAFACFSFPYFISKKAPVSGSPATVAYACRLTGELDDSGQSFVLEADVPVMTVCPCSKAISKEGAHSQRALVRMRLRMRAFSWLEDFIDIAEASASSAVYTLLKREDEKFVTENAFAHPAFVEDVVRNVAQRLLEHGQVEQFSVEVESMESIHNHNAFARIERDLSAVRRPYATTEQSDGPAAT, encoded by the coding sequence ATGGAAGACGTGCAAAGCCACGCCCCCCAGGTGGCGCTGAACATAGACCGGGTGGGCGTGCGCGACCTGCACCTGCCCCTTCTGGTGCGCGACCGCAGCCGGGGCAGCCAGCAGACTGTGGCCAGGGTGGACCTGGGCGTGGACCTGCCCTCGTCCTTCAAAGGCACCCATATGAGCCGTTTTGTGGAGGCGCTGGAGGCCTGGAATGATGAAATCAGCTACCAGTCCGTGCGGCGGCTGCTGCTGACCATCAAGGAGCGCCTGGGCGCGCGGCGGGCCTTTGCCTGCTTCAGCTTCCCCTATTTTATCTCCAAAAAGGCTCCGGTTTCCGGCAGCCCGGCCACCGTGGCCTACGCCTGCCGCCTCACGGGCGAGCTGGACGACTCCGGCCAATCCTTTGTGCTGGAGGCGGACGTGCCGGTCATGACCGTGTGCCCGTGCTCCAAGGCCATCAGCAAGGAGGGCGCGCACAGTCAGCGGGCCTTGGTGCGCATGCGGCTGCGCATGCGGGCCTTCTCCTGGTTGGAAGATTTTATCGACATCGCCGAGGCCTCGGCCTCGTCGGCGGTCTATACCCTGCTCAAGCGCGAGGACGAAAAATTTGTGACGGAAAACGCCTTTGCCCACCCCGCCTTTGTGGAGGACGTGGTGCGCAACGTGGCGCAGCGCCTGCTGGAACACGGCCAGGTGGAGCAGTTCAGCGTGGAGGTGGAGAGCATGGAATCTATCCACAACCACAACGCCTTTGCCCGCATTGAGCGCGACCTGAGCGCCGTGCGGCGGCCGTACGCGACGACGGAGCAGAGCGACGGGCCGGCGGCGACGTAA
- a CDS encoding flagellar basal body rod C-terminal domain-containing protein, translated as MTNSSNSSLAVAAGAMTAQSWGLAVTAHNVANVSTAGFQPGRAAYATGPAGFGARLSAVLPAADAARPEAANGASAVSPAQAVYDVTTIVGAPSGTDLGTASVEMIATQHAYEANAQVVRTADAMLGTLLDMKA; from the coding sequence ATGACGAACAGCAGCAACAGCAGTCTGGCCGTAGCCGCGGGCGCCATGACGGCCCAGTCCTGGGGCCTGGCAGTAACGGCGCACAATGTGGCCAATGTTTCCACGGCCGGCTTTCAGCCTGGGCGTGCCGCCTATGCCACGGGGCCCGCGGGCTTTGGCGCGCGTCTCAGTGCGGTGTTGCCCGCAGCGGACGCCGCGCGGCCTGAGGCGGCAAACGGGGCGTCCGCCGTGAGCCCGGCGCAGGCCGTGTACGACGTTACCACCATTGTCGGCGCGCCCAGCGGCACGGACCTGGGAACGGCTTCCGTGGAGATGATTGCCACGCAGCACGCCTATGAGGCCAATGCACAGGTTGTGCGCACGGCCGACGCCATGCTGGGCACCTTGCTTGACATGAAGGCCTGA
- a CDS encoding DNA-3-methyladenine glycosylase family protein → MPAAFRVAAPYFCYGEKEIAHLARRDARLARAMAAIGPVRRTVRPDFFAALMHAIVGQQIATKAQETVWARLETALGQVTPRTVAAAGTELLQKQGLSFRKVGYMQGAAAAALRGDLDSEALRLLDDASLCTALCRLDGVGVWTAEMLMLFSLQRPNILSYGDLAIQRGLRMLYRHRELSRERFERYRRRYSPYGSVASLYLWAIAGGALPELTDPTAPCAARNAAGER, encoded by the coding sequence ATGCCCGCTGCCTTCCGGGTTGCCGCCCCCTATTTTTGCTACGGAGAAAAAGAAATCGCGCACCTCGCCCGGCGCGACGCGCGCCTGGCGCGCGCCATGGCGGCCATCGGCCCCGTGCGGCGCACCGTGCGCCCGGATTTTTTCGCCGCCCTTATGCACGCCATCGTGGGACAGCAGATAGCCACCAAGGCGCAGGAAACCGTCTGGGCGCGGCTGGAAACGGCCCTCGGACAGGTGACGCCGCGCACCGTGGCTGCCGCCGGGACGGAACTGCTGCAAAAACAGGGGCTTTCATTCCGCAAGGTGGGCTATATGCAGGGCGCGGCTGCCGCCGCCCTGCGCGGCGATCTGGATTCGGAAGCCCTGCGCCTACTGGACGATGCAAGCCTCTGCACGGCCCTCTGCCGTCTGGATGGGGTAGGCGTGTGGACAGCGGAAATGCTCATGCTTTTTTCCCTCCAGCGGCCCAACATCCTGAGCTATGGCGATTTGGCCATCCAGCGCGGCCTGCGCATGCTCTACCGCCACCGGGAACTCTCCCGCGAGCGCTTTGAGCGCTACCGACGGCGCTACAGCCCGTATGGCTCCGTAGCCAGCCTTTACCTTTGGGCCATTGCAGGCGGGGCCTTGCCGGAGCTGACGGACCCGACCGCGCCCTGCGCAGCCCGGAACGCCGCCGGGGAAAGGTAG
- a CDS encoding NlpC/P60 family protein, producing the protein MGKCLKLGVLLASCVLAFGCAARQQQSGPQDETLRVERFRRSYEAAFDNKQQEASQQLISKARSALGTPYVRGGSSPDGFDCSGFVCWAYKSVGVSLPRTAREQSVVGKRITRVEDMRAGDIVAFRHPRRGYHTGIYVGDGKFIHSPHRRSTVRITSLDDPYFSNTFLGARRVKMEGGQDLVAQAERRLNDFTEERAVRDLSSAKKAKGKQKAGVKSRKKADKIVQVASNERSGKRREAVRVAKTSAKSARSAKSSPKASSSAKSEAVHAAKRGKAAQTPDKASVRSAKKDVSGKDRAAKGAPKASRADKKSADVRKVAAKGDVGKTSKTALKKRGGNS; encoded by the coding sequence ATGGGTAAGTGCCTGAAACTGGGCGTGCTGCTCGCGTCCTGCGTCCTGGCTTTTGGTTGCGCGGCCAGGCAGCAGCAAAGCGGCCCCCAAGACGAGACCCTGCGTGTGGAACGGTTCCGCCGGTCCTATGAGGCCGCTTTTGACAACAAGCAGCAGGAGGCCAGCCAGCAACTCATCAGCAAAGCCCGCTCTGCCCTGGGCACGCCCTATGTGCGGGGCGGTTCTTCGCCTGACGGGTTCGATTGCTCCGGTTTCGTCTGCTGGGCGTACAAAAGCGTGGGCGTGAGCCTGCCGCGCACCGCGCGGGAACAATCCGTAGTGGGCAAGCGCATCACCAGGGTGGAGGACATGCGGGCCGGCGATATCGTGGCCTTTCGCCATCCGCGGCGGGGCTACCATACGGGCATCTATGTGGGGGACGGCAAATTTATCCACAGCCCCCACCGACGCTCCACCGTGCGGATTACCTCCCTGGACGACCCCTATTTCAGCAACACATTTCTGGGCGCGCGGCGCGTGAAGATGGAAGGCGGGCAAGACCTGGTGGCCCAGGCTGAGCGCCGCCTCAACGATTTTACGGAAGAACGGGCCGTGCGCGATCTCTCCTCCGCCAAGAAGGCGAAGGGCAAACAGAAAGCCGGCGTCAAGTCCCGCAAAAAGGCTGACAAAATTGTGCAGGTAGCCAGTAACGAGCGTAGCGGCAAACGCCGCGAGGCCGTCCGCGTCGCCAAAACTTCCGCCAAATCCGCCAGATCCGCCAAATCTTCCCCCAAGGCTTCCTCTTCCGCCAAGTCCGAGGCCGTTCACGCCGCCAAGCGCGGCAAGGCCGCCCAAACCCCTGACAAAGCCTCCGTCCGATCCGCCAAAAAGGATGTGTCCGGCAAGGACCGTGCCGCCAAAGGAGCCCCCAAGGCGTCCAGGGCGGACAAAAAATCTGCCGACGTGCGTAAGGTGGCGGCCAAGGGCGATGTGGGCAAAACTTCCAAGACCGCTCTCAAAAAACGGGGCGGCAATTCGTAG
- a CDS encoding rhodanese family protein has translation MLDSISPEEAQKKLQEGTARLVDVREPDELAALRLPGAEAAPLSIIRWIGLRPATAEVPIIFTCNSGRRTRMDSDLLQQLAGGPAYQLEGGTQNWAAKGLPVERGGKSLPMFRQIQIGAGSLVLLGLLGGLVWPGMLWLSAFVGAGLVFAGVTGFCGLALLLAAMPWNKK, from the coding sequence ATGCTTGATAGCATTTCTCCTGAAGAAGCGCAAAAAAAACTGCAAGAAGGCACGGCCCGCTTGGTGGACGTGCGTGAACCCGATGAACTGGCCGCGTTGCGTCTGCCCGGCGCCGAAGCCGCGCCCCTTTCCATTATCCGCTGGATAGGCCTGCGTCCGGCCACGGCGGAAGTCCCCATTATTTTTACCTGCAATTCCGGCAGGCGCACCAGAATGGACAGCGACCTGCTCCAGCAGCTGGCCGGAGGCCCGGCCTATCAGCTGGAAGGCGGCACGCAGAACTGGGCCGCCAAAGGGCTGCCGGTGGAGCGCGGGGGTAAATCCCTGCCCATGTTCCGGCAGATCCAGATCGGCGCGGGCTCCCTGGTGCTGCTGGGGCTGCTGGGCGGGCTGGTCTGGCCGGGCATGCTCTGGCTCTCAGCCTTTGTGGGAGCGGGCCTGGTCTTTGCCGGGGTCACCGGCTTCTGCGGCTTGGCTCTGCTGCTGGCGGCCATGCCCTGGAACAAGAAATAG
- the nikR gene encoding nickel-responsive transcriptional regulator NikR: protein MGNLARFGVSLDEDLLEPFDELCRRKSYPNRSEAIRDLIRKALVEESWHNDVYGAGTLTLVYDHHKNDLARKLMQIQHDEHELIITTLHVHLDHYNCLEVLVLKGEPRRLRALADKLISCRGVKHGVFTGTTTGQDLA, encoded by the coding sequence ATGGGAAATCTGGCCCGCTTTGGCGTGTCTCTGGACGAAGACCTGCTGGAACCGTTTGACGAACTCTGTCGGCGCAAAAGCTATCCCAACCGCTCCGAGGCCATCCGCGATCTGATCCGCAAGGCCCTGGTGGAGGAGAGCTGGCACAACGACGTTTACGGCGCTGGCACCTTGACGCTGGTCTATGACCATCACAAAAACGACCTGGCCCGCAAGCTCATGCAGATCCAGCACGACGAGCACGAGCTGATCATCACCACCCTGCACGTGCATCTGGACCACTACAACTGTTTGGAAGTGCTGGTGCTCAAAGGCGAACCCCGCCGCCTGCGGGCCCTGGCGGACAAGCTCATTTCCTGCCGGGGCGTGAAGCACGGGGTATTCACGGGCACAACAACGGGGCAGGATCTGGCATGA
- the gluQRS gene encoding tRNA glutamyl-Q(34) synthetase GluQRS → MLRCCGRLAPSPTGLLHLGNAWAFLLAWLAARAQGGRVLLRLEDIDPQRSQPDLAAAALEDLRWLGLDWDAGPDVGGPHAPYAQSGRGTLYEAALARLEAAGLTYPCFCTRKELRQMAAAPHVDDRGAPYPGTCRGLSETQRQALLAQGRHAAVRLRCPEDPIDFVDAVQGPQRFTLAACGGDFALRRSDGVVAYQLAVAVDDGLMGVTQVVRGRDILPSTPRQIALLRLLGMPVPAYAHVPLLLDAAGERLAKRHHSLALRELRERGVDARRVVGLLGRLAGCNPSGAALRPQDLLTKFSLATVPRADIRLDAACLRALIS, encoded by the coding sequence ATGCTCCGCTGCTGCGGCAGGCTGGCGCCCAGCCCTACGGGCCTGCTCCACCTGGGCAACGCCTGGGCCTTCCTGCTGGCTTGGCTGGCCGCACGGGCCCAGGGCGGCCGCGTATTGTTGCGCCTGGAGGACATTGATCCGCAGCGCTCCCAGCCGGACTTGGCGGCCGCAGCTCTGGAAGATCTGCGCTGGCTGGGGCTGGACTGGGACGCCGGGCCGGATGTGGGCGGCCCGCACGCGCCCTATGCCCAGAGCGGGCGCGGCACCCTGTATGAGGCAGCCCTGGCGCGGCTTGAAGCGGCCGGTCTGACCTACCCCTGTTTCTGCACCCGCAAGGAGCTGCGCCAGATGGCGGCGGCCCCTCATGTGGATGACCGCGGCGCGCCGTACCCCGGCACCTGCCGAGGGCTGAGCGAGACGCAGCGGCAGGCTCTGCTGGCCCAGGGGCGACACGCCGCCGTGCGCCTGCGCTGCCCGGAAGACCCCATCGACTTCGTGGATGCGGTGCAGGGGCCGCAACGTTTCACGCTGGCGGCGTGCGGTGGGGATTTCGCCCTGCGGCGCAGCGACGGCGTGGTGGCTTACCAGCTGGCTGTGGCCGTGGACGATGGCCTTATGGGCGTGACCCAGGTGGTACGCGGGCGGGACATATTGCCTTCCACCCCACGGCAGATAGCTTTGCTGCGCTTGCTGGGCATGCCCGTACCCGCGTATGCGCATGTGCCCCTTTTGCTGGATGCGGCGGGGGAGCGGCTGGCCAAGCGGCACCACAGCCTTGCCCTGCGCGAGCTGCGGGAGCGCGGCGTGGATGCCCGGCGAGTTGTGGGCCTTCTGGGGCGGCTGGCGGGGTGCAATCCCAGCGGCGCGGCGCTGCGGCCCCAGGATCTGCTGACAAAATTTTCTCTGGCGACGGTGCCGCGGGCGGATATCCGCCTGGATGCGGCCTGCCTACGCGCGCTTATCAGTTGA
- a CDS encoding bifunctional metallophosphatase/5'-nucleotidase → MHTNDLHSYLAGRDAQGNACLQSEGCTGGLARLATAINRARADHDNVLVLDAGDQFQGTLFFTVNKWPMLSDINALLRYDAMTLGNHEFDDGCEAAADFVRAQPYPVLAANLDARPGCPLRDAPVLPWIIKEVRGVRVGIVGLANPSVRTLSSACPETRFTRSADTLKKAVTALQRQGVRHIIALTHLGLPKDVELARNVDGVDIIVGGHTHTYLGPGSDAGPYPLVEHSPSGQPVLVVTAGALAKYLGELDVTFDAEGVPLRWNGAARPLDASVPPDPAMEAKIAKYTRRLEAFTSVPVGVNGLEFRDGLHACRRGECLAGMVVTDSMLDYGRAHGAQIALINSGGLRAPLRRGTLSLGDMLAVLPFGNRVIIRDFSGGQLLAALEHGVADHKGVGSPLLQVAGMRYAYAPARPSGNRIVMAEMVDKYGGAHPVTPQGRYRVALVDYLERRGDGYAMLAKGVPVEAPDPADVDVLTAYIKAHSPLPMPAAGRITRIGASGAD, encoded by the coding sequence TTGCATACCAACGATCTGCACTCCTATCTGGCCGGACGCGACGCTCAGGGCAACGCCTGCCTGCAGTCCGAGGGCTGCACCGGCGGCCTCGCCCGACTTGCCACGGCCATAAACCGCGCCCGCGCCGATCATGACAATGTGCTTGTTCTGGACGCGGGCGACCAGTTTCAGGGCACGCTGTTCTTTACGGTCAACAAGTGGCCCATGCTGTCGGATATCAATGCCCTGCTGCGCTATGACGCCATGACCCTGGGCAATCATGAATTCGATGACGGCTGCGAAGCCGCGGCAGATTTCGTGCGCGCCCAACCTTACCCGGTACTTGCCGCCAACCTGGACGCGCGCCCCGGCTGCCCCCTGCGCGATGCGCCGGTACTTCCATGGATCATTAAGGAAGTGCGGGGCGTCAGGGTTGGCATCGTGGGCCTGGCCAACCCCAGTGTGCGCACCCTGTCCTCGGCCTGCCCTGAAACCCGCTTCACCAGAAGCGCCGACACGCTCAAAAAAGCCGTCACAGCGCTGCAGCGCCAGGGCGTGCGGCACATCATCGCCCTCACCCATCTGGGACTGCCCAAGGATGTGGAACTGGCCCGCAACGTAGACGGGGTGGACATCATCGTGGGCGGGCACACCCACACTTATCTCGGCCCTGGGTCCGACGCCGGGCCGTACCCGTTGGTGGAGCATTCCCCTTCCGGGCAGCCCGTGCTGGTGGTCACCGCCGGGGCTTTGGCCAAATATCTGGGCGAGCTGGATGTGACCTTCGACGCTGAGGGCGTGCCTCTGCGCTGGAACGGCGCGGCCCGGCCGCTGGACGCGTCCGTTCCCCCGGATCCGGCTATGGAAGCCAAAATTGCAAAATATACCCGCAGACTTGAAGCCTTCACTTCCGTGCCCGTGGGCGTGAACGGTCTGGAGTTCAGGGACGGCCTTCACGCCTGTCGTCGGGGCGAATGTCTGGCCGGCATGGTCGTCACTGACTCCATGCTGGACTATGGCCGCGCCCATGGGGCGCAGATCGCCCTCATCAACAGCGGCGGCCTGCGCGCGCCGCTGCGGCGTGGAACGCTCAGCCTTGGCGACATGCTGGCCGTGCTGCCCTTCGGCAACAGGGTCATCATCCGGGATTTCAGCGGCGGACAACTCCTGGCGGCCCTGGAGCACGGCGTGGCGGACCACAAGGGCGTGGGCTCTCCCCTGCTGCAGGTGGCGGGCATGCGCTATGCATACGCCCCCGCCCGTCCGTCGGGCAACCGCATCGTCATGGCGGAGATGGTGGATAAGTACGGCGGCGCCCATCCCGTGACGCCGCAGGGCCGTTATCGCGTCGCACTGGTGGACTACCTGGAGCGACGGGGCGACGGCTATGCCATGCTGGCCAAGGGCGTGCCCGTAGAAGCGCCGGATCCGGCGGACGTGGACGTACTGACCGCCTACATCAAGGCGCACAGCCCGTTACCCATGCCTGCCGCCGGACGCATCACGCGGATTGGAGCCTCTGGAGCAGATTAA